The window AAAGGAGATTTTTAATATTCATTGTCAGGCTACACTCAGAATAAAGAATGGATTCTGAATACTCTATCACAGAATTATTAAACGCAGATGCAAGCCGGCAGCCTGCAGATTGGTTAAGCTGCATGCTTTATGCGGCCCATCTCCAAAGGGTCACCCTTTTAAAGAAGGGCGTTCCAAAGCTGAATGCTCATGCCTCACCCTGCCCCCGCACCGGCATGGAGCTGTAATTGCAGCCCATAAAAAAACCCTGCTTACGCAGGGTTTTTACAGCATAAAAATCAATCAGATCAGAAAATCAGTTCTTTTCTTTGTCTACGATTTTGTTCGCTTGAATCCAAGGTATGAGCAAGGTTAAAGCACTGCTTTAACCGAAGCGCAAGGCTACGTAACAACAATTATTTCACAATAAAAAACCCTTGTAAAAACAAGGGTTTTTAAAGATTCAACTAAAGCTTAGTTCTTTTCTTTGTCTACGATTTTGTTGGCTTGAATCCAAGGCATCATAGAGCGCAGCTTGTTGCCTGTCACTTCAATGCCGTGCGCAGCGTTTTGACGGCGGCGGGCAGTCATAGACGGATAGTTCAACGCGCCTTCGTTAATGAACATCTTCGCATATTCGCCAGACTGAATGCGTTTCAGCGCATTGCGCATCGCTTCGCGAGACTGTTCGTTGATTACTTCAGTACCTGTTACATATTCGCCGTATTCAGCATTGTTCGATACTGAATAGTTCATGTCCGCGATGCCGCCTTCGAACATCAAGTCAACGATCAGCTTAAGCTCGTGCAGGCATTCGAAGTAAGCCATTTCCGGCGCATAACCGGCTTCAACCAAAGTTTCATAGCCCATTTTAACCAGCTCAACCGCGCCGCCGCAAAGCACAGCCTGTTCACCGAACAGGTCAGTTTCAGTTTCTTCGCGGAAAGATGTTTCGATAATGCCGGTGCGGCCGCCGCCTACGCCTGAAGCGTAAGAAAGCGCAACATTGCGGGCATTGCCTGAAGCGTCCTGATGAATCGCGATTAAGTCAGGCACGCCTGAACCGCGCTGGAATTCTGAACGCACTGTGTGGCCCGGCGCTTTAGGCGCAACCATGATCACGTCTAAATCGGCGCGCGGAACAACCTGGTTGTAAAGAACAGCAAAACCGTGAGCAAATGCTAAAGTTGCGCCTTCCTTGATGTTCGGCTCAATCACGTCGCGGTAAAGCTGTGACTGGAATTCATCCGGAGTCAGAATCATCACCAGGTCAGCCTGAGCAACGGCAGCTGGAACTTCAGCAACTTTAAGGCCTGCGTTTTCAGCTTTCTTCCAGGAAGCGGAGCCTGCGCGCAGGCCCACAGTTACGTCAACGCCAGAGTCTTTCAGGTTTTGCGCATGCGCATGGCCTTGTGAACCGTAACCGATGATCGCTACTTTCTTAGATTGGATGATAGATAAGTCGCAGTCTTTATCATAAAAAATTTGCATTGCTGTCTCCGCTAAAATGCTGTGTTTCCTTACCCTAAGTTAGTGATTTCTTGTTTTTCACTAAATTAAGCCCCTCTCCTGAATAAATGAAGAGAGTGTATTTGTTTAAAATCAGATGGTTAAAACTTTTTCGCCGCGCGCGATACCCGATACGCCGGAACGCACAACTTCAAGGATGGTATTTTCCGCCAGCGCGTCAATAAAGCCATCCAGCTTGTCTGTTGTGCCCGCCAGCTGAATGGTATAAGTCGTCGGCGTTACATCCACAATCTGTCCGCGGAAAATGTCAGCGGTGCGCTTGATTTCCGCGCGCGCTGCGCCTAAAGCCTTCACTTTAATCAGCATCAGCTCACGCTCAATATGCGCGCCTTCTGACAAATCCACCACTTTAACCACTTCAACCAGCTTGTTCAGCTGCTTGGTAATCTGCTCAATCTTATGGTCATCGCCATAGGTGGTCAGCGTCAGGCGCGACAGTGTCGGATCTTCAGTCGGCGCCACATTCAGGGTTTCAATGTTGTAGCCGCGCTGCGAAAACAGGCCCACTAAACGGGAAAGCGCGCCCGCTTCGTTTTCAACGAGTACAGAAATAATATGCCTCATTTTGTGCGCTCCCCTTTGCCTAACCACATGTCCTGCATGGACTGGCCCGCAATCAGCATCGGATAAACGTGCTCGGTGCGGTCAACCATAACGTTAATAAATACGCACTTGTCGTTAATCGCCATTGCTTCCGCCAGCTTGGATTCAAGCTCATCGGCATGGTCAATCTGAATGCCGACATGGCCATACGCTTCCATCAGCTTGGCGAAGTCCGGCAAGGACTCGACATAAGAGCTGGAATGGCGGCCTTCATAGTTCATATCCTGCCACTGCTTCACCATGCCCAATGCGCGGTTGTTCAGACAGAGGATTTTCACATTCAAGCCGTACTGCTTGCAGGTCGAAAGCTCCTGAATGCACATCTGGATGGATGCTTCGCCGGTAATGCACACCACCTGCTGATCCGGGAAAGCCAGCTTGGCAGCCATAGCATACGGCAAGCCTACGCCCATGGTGCCCAAGCCGCCGGAGTTGATCCATTGGCGCGGGCGCTTGTAGCGGTAGTACAGCGCGCCGAACATTTGATGCTGGCCAACGTCAGAGGTAATGATCGCTTCGCTGTTGGTGAGTTTATCCAAAGCTGCAACCACCTGCTGCGGCTTCATGGTGCCGTCCGCCGGGATCTCATATTTCAGGCCATGAACTTTGCGCCATTCATTGATTTGCGACCACCAGGCAGCCATAGCTTCAGGATTCGGCTTGGACACGTTCAGCTGCTTCAGCTGCGCCAGCATTTCCTGCAATACCGGCTCCACCGCGCCGACAATCGGAATATGCGCCATGATGGTTTTTGAAATCGCCGCAGGGTCGATGTCAATATGGATCACTTTGGCATTTTTGCAGAATTTCGCAGGGTTATTGGTCACGCGGTCATCAAAACGCGCGCCGATGGCCAGAATCACGTCTGCATTATGCATGGTCATGTTGGCTTCATAAGTGCCGTGCATGCCCAGCATGCCGACAAACTGCGGATCATCGCCCGGGAATGCGCCTAAGCCCATCAAGGTATTGGTTACCGGAAAGCCTAAAGTATGCGCCAGCTCGGTCAGCAGTTCAGAGGCATTGCCCTGCACCACGCCGCCGCCCGAGTAAATGACTGGACGCTTGGCATGCAGCAGCTCATCAATCGCCTTGCGGATCTGGCCGGAGTGGCCGCGGTGCGGCGGCTGGTAAGAGCGCATTTTCACTTTTTCAGGATATTCGTAAGCGAATTTTTCCGCCGGATTGGTCGCATCTTTAGGAATATCGACCACCACCGGTCCCGGACGGCCGGAAGACGCAATATAAAAGGCTTTCTTAATGATGGCCGGAATTTCGCTGGCATGGCGCACCTGGAAGCTGTGCTTCACGATTGGGCGGGAAATGCCCACCATGTCGGTTTCCTGAAACGCGTCTTCGCCAATCAGATGCGAAGCAACCTGGCCGGACAAAATCACCATCGGGATGGAGTCCATATAGGCTGTTGCGATTGGAGTAACGGTATTGGTTGCGCCCGGGCCGGATGTGACCAGCACAACACCGGTTTTGCCTGTTACGCGCGAATAGGCATCGGCCATATGGCCGGCCGCCTGCTCATGGCGCACGAGGTAATGGTTAATTCTGTCTTGTTGAAATAGCGCGTCGTAAATATGCAGTACTGCGCCGCCTGGGTACCCAAAAACATGTTCAACGCCTTCGTCCGCTAATGCGCGAACAAGCATTTCACCACCAGATAAAAGTTCCAACGTGATTCACCCTAATCTTTTTTTAGCCGCAAAATGGGAGACACTTGCGACGCTTCGTTCATTGACTGCCTGCACTGTTATAGCACACATATTTCATAGTTTTCATGGCAATAGGAAAAAATTCCGACCCGACTGCTGTTTGAGCAGTATGAGATCCAAAACGCGCTGGGATAAGCCCGTTTTATCCGCTTTGTTCAGCTTCTCGGCTAGAGCAGCTGCCCATTGCATGACATGACACTTATTCGAAGGGTGATCGGCTAAGGCATATAAAACTAAAACAGCATTTTTGTTGTTTAAACTATTAATGTCAAGTTTAAAAATTGGCTTTTTCCTGTTTATTTACAGACCGTTTATTTTTTAAGCTTGGCGCAGTTCCCGGCGGCCGGCATCAGCGCCTGCATTTTTTTCCATTTTCGCCCAACTTATTCATTTCTTTTATATATTGGATAAATAATTTTAATCAATTCAGCCTGAACCCTGCCGCTGCCTGCCGGCCGCGGCGCAGCACACGCCCCCGGAAGAGTCATGAAATCTGCGCAAATTTACGGCAGCGGGCGCGCATGGCGCCGGCCAGCCAGCCCGGCATAAAAAGGGATGGCATCGGCGCAAAAAAAGGCGCAAAATTTCAGCTTATTGCGCAGCTGAAAACTGCGCTTCTGACCGGATCAAGGAACTGAATTCATCATGAAAATGCCTTTTGCTAAATTGGGAAGCGCAGCCGCGGCTTTGGCGCTGGCTGTGAGCGCGCAAAGCAGCTTTGCGCAAAATTTCTATAAGTGGGTCGATGCCAAAGGCTCGACGCATTATACCGCTACGCCGCCGCCGAAAAGCGCCAAGAAAAAAGGCAAGGTGGAAACCTACGGCTGGAAAAATTCCGCTGCGCCGGCGCCGGCAGCAGGCGGACAGGCGCATCCTGAGGCCAAGGCCGCCGCGCAAGAAGCGCAGCAGGCTGCAGCTGAAAAAGAGCAGGTGCATCAGGAAGCCCAGGCGGCATTGCGCCAAGGGCAAGCGCTTTCCTCAGAGGCAAAATAATCGCCTGATCTGCGGTTCAGGATTATTCCTGCAGAATAGCCGCGCAAAATTCACTTTTAGGTGTATTTTGCGCTATGCTGTGCAACAAACTTTTTAACCATTGTTCTTATATTACGTTTATGACTACTCACATTGACCCTGAATATCAAGCCAGTGCGATTGAACCTGCCGTCCAGCAGGATTGGGAAACTCGCAAAGCCTTTAAAGTTGCCGACACTGCAGAAGGTCCGCGCCGCTACATCCTCTCGATGTTCCCTTATCCAAGCGGCAAACTGCATATGGGTCATGTGCGCAACTATACCATTGGCGACGTCATCAGCCGTTTCCACCGCTTAAAAGGCGAAACCGTGCTGCAGCCGATGGGCTGGGATGCATTCGGCCTGCCTGCTGAAAACGCAGCCATTGCGCATCAGGTTGCTCCGGCAAAATGGACCTTTGAAAATATCGCCTATATGCGTGACCAGCTGAAAAAGCTGGGCCTTTCAGTGGATTGGGACCGCGAGTTCGCCACCTGCACGCCGGAATACTATCACTGGGAACAATGGTTATTTGTGCAGCTGTATAAAAAGGGCCTGATCTACCGCAAGCTTTCCACCGTGAACTGGGATCCGGTGGATCAGACTGTGCTGGCCAATGAGCAGGTTGAAAACGGCCGCGGCTGGCGTTCCGGCGCACTGGTGGAAAAGCGCGATATTCCAATGTACTACTTCCGCATTACCGACTATGCGCAGGAACTGCTGGATGATTTAGACACCCTGAAAGACGGCTGGCCGCAGCAGGTTCTGACCATGCAGCGCAACTGGATTGGCCGCTCGCAGGGCATGGAAATCACCTTCCCTTCAGCCCGCCCTGAAGTGTATGCAGACGGCTTAACAGTCTTCACCACGCGCGCCGACACCTTAATGGGCGTGACTTATGTGGCTGTAGCTGCGGAACACCCGATGGCGCTGAAAGCGGCTGCTATCCAGTCAGAAGCAGGCAATCCTGAACTGCAAGCGTTCATTGAAGAATGCCGCATGGGTTCAGTCGCGGAAGCGGACTTAGCGACTGCTGAGAAAAAAGGCATGGCGACCGGCCTGTCTGTGAAGCATCCTGTGACTGGCGAAGAAGTGCCGGTTTGGATTGCCAACTATGTACTGATGTCTTACGGTTCTGGCGCGGTGATGGCGGTTCCGGCGCATGATGAGCGCGACTTTGAATTTGCCGGAAAATTCGGCCTGAGCATTAAGCAGGTGATTGACGCCAAAGGCGCAGATGATGCGGACTTTGATGCAGCCCTTTGGCAGGAATGGTACGGCTCTAAAGAAGGCAAGCTGGTTAATTCCGGCGAATTTGACGGCCTGGATTTGCAGGGCGCCTACGATGCTTTCCTGGCAAAATTAGAACCGCAAGCTCTGGCTAATTCTAAAGTCCAGTTCCGCCTGCGCGACTGGGGCGTATCGCGCCAGCGCTACTGGGGCTGCCCAATTCCAATGATCAACTGTGACACGTGCGGCCAGGTGCCGGTGCCTGAAGAACAGCTTCCGGTTGTGCTTCCGACGGACGTGGTTCCGGACGGTTCAGGCAACCCATTGAATAAAATGCCTGAATTCTATGAAACCCAGTGCCCGTGCTGCGGCGGCGATGCGCGCCGTGAAACCGACACGCTGGATACTTTCGTAGAATCTTCCTGGTACTATGCGCGCTATGCATCTCCTGATTTTACTGGTGGTTTAGTTAAGCCTGAAGCGGCGCAAACCTGGCTGCCGGTGAACCAGTACATCGGCGGTGTCGAGCACGCAATTTTGCACTTATTGTATGCGCGTTTCTTCCATAAACTGATGCGCGATGAAGGCGTGGTGCAAGGCAATGAGCCGTTCACCAATCTGCTCACTCAAGGCATGGTGCTGGCGGATACTTTCTACCGTGAAGCGGAGTCAGGCAAGAAAACCTGGTTCAATCCGGCGGACATCGAACTTGAAAAAGACGAAAAAGGCCGCGTGCTTTCCGCTAAATACAGCGGCGACGGCCAGGAAGTTGTGGTTGGCGGCCAGGAAAAAATGTCCAAGTCGAAAAACAACGGCATTGACCCGCAGGCGATCATTGACCAGTACGGCGCAGATACAGCGCGCGTATTCATGATGTTCGCGGCTCCGCCTGACCAGTCGCTTGAATGGTCGGATGCCGGTGTTGAAGGCTCTAACCGCTTCCTGAAGCGCGTTTGGCGCCTGGCTGCCGGCTTCCTTGAAAAAGGCAACCCTGCATCAGCCATTGACGCTGCCCAGCTTTCAACTGCCGCCCAAGACCTGCGCCGCAAGACGCACGAAACCATTCAGAAAGTCGGTGACGACATTGAGCGCCGCCATGCATTCAACACGGCGATTGCCGCCATGATGGAACTGCTGAATGCGAACAATAGATTTGAAGCCCAGAATGACAATGATGTGGCTGTGGCGCGCGAATCCATCACGGCGCTGCTGACTCTGCTGGCGCCATTTGCGCCGCATTTGAGCCAGACTTTACTGACCCAGTTCGGCATTGATTTGACGGCAGCGCTGTTCCCTGCTGTGGATGAGTCTGCGCTGGCCCGCAATACGCAGATCATTGTGGTTCAGATCAACGGCAAGCTGCGCGGCAAGCTGGAAGTGCCGGTAGATGCATCTAAAGATGACATCTTGGCGCAGGCGAAAGCCCTGCCTGAAGTGCAGCAGTTCCTGACTGGCCCAACCAAGAAAGAAATTGTTGTGCCGAATAAGCTGGTGAATTTGGTGGTTTAAAACCTTTAGAGTTCCTTCTCCCTCAGGGAGAAGGAACTTCCCAAAAGAGCTTAAAAACAAATCCTAAACAAAGCCCGTTGCCAGTCAGCGGGCTTTGACTTTACAATCCCATGCATTGAACGAAACAATATCCGTCTCATGCCCGCATACGCCGGGAAATATTTTACAGAGGACACCGCATGCATCTGGTTCAGCGCGCTGCAGCAATTGTATTAACCCTGGGCCTGGGTGCAGGCTTAACCGGCTGCGGCTTCCACTTAAAAGGCACCAGTCCGAATGTTGCGCCGGTGACTTATGCCAACATGAGCCTGGCTTTGCCGCAGAATACCGAAGAGCTTGAAGAAAAACTGAATATCTACCTTGGCGCAGCCGGAGTCAGAATCAGCAATAACCCGAATAACTATGTATTGCGCGTTCTGGATTACAGCCCGCGCCGCCTTGAGCTGAACGGCAAGCTGGTCGAAACTTTGCTGCGCTTAAATGTGACTTTCCGCATTGAAGATGCGCAGGGCAACCCTGTGACCGAACCGCGCACCGTGATGGCCTCCCGTTCATACCAGTATGATGTCGCTACGGTCAACACTGATGATCAGGAGCAGAAATTCCTGAATCAGGTGATTATTGATGATGTGGCGCAGCAGATTGCCCGCCAGATTTCCTCCAACCGCCTGCCGCTGGCTGTTCAGCGCGCTGCCCCTGCTGCCGAATAGGCTGAACGCGATTTATGAAGCTCGATTACCTGCAGGCGCTGAAGCGTGTTGATGAGGCCCGCGGCGCCTGGGTGCTGCACGGCCAGGAACCGCTGCTGGAACAGAATCTGCTGGATGCGTTCCGCGCCAGCTGGCAAAAGCAGGAGATTGAGCGCCAGCGCTATGACATCAGCAGCGTCAGTGACTGGAAAACCGTATTTAACGCCTTGAACAGCCTGTCGCTGTTTTCCAGCCAGCTGGCGGTTGAAGTGCACGGCAATATCAAGCCGGATGCCGGCGGGCTGAAAGAGCTGAAAAGCTATCTGCAGCACAATGAGCAGAATCTGCTGCTGGTGGTGATGCCCAAGCAGGACAGCAGCAGCCTGAAAACCGCGTTCTTTCAAGTAATTGACGCCAATGGCGTGAATGTTGCTCTCAGCGCAAATTACCCGAAAGACCGCCAGCAGATTTTAGCGGCCGAAGCGCAGAAGCTCGGCATTCAGCTGGCCAGCGACGCCTGGCAATGGCTGGAGCAGCATCATGAGCATAACCTGCTGGCGGCCAAAAACAGCTTAATGCGCGTCAGCGACACTTTTGCTGAGGCCGGCGTCATTCAGGTTGAGCATCTGCATTCCTGCCTGCAGGACCAGTCCAGATACAGCACCTTTGATTTAAGCGATGCCCTGCTGCAGGCCAATCTCGGCCAAGCGGTTAAAATTTTCCAGTACCTGACCGCCTCCGGCGAACCGATGCCGCTGATTCTGTGGAGCATCAGCAAGGAAATGCGCCTGCTGATGCAGCTGTTTGAACAGCCGCAGAATGCGCTGCAGCTGGGCATCTGGAAAAGCAAAGTCAGCCAGTATCAGCAGGCTTTGCGCCGGCTTGATCCCGGCAGCTTTGTGACCTGGCCGGCGCTGCTGCTGCGCATTGACGCCTCGATTAAGGGCCTGGGCTGCGAAAATCCTGAGCATCTGGCGCAGCAGGCGATTGCCAGCATGTGCGGCCGGCAGCTGTTCAATTAATCTGAAAAACTCAGGCTGCGGAAAATCATCATTGGGCATTTTTCCCGCAAATGCCCTGTTCTCAGCCTTCAGCGCATCGAATTAATAATTCTCATTTGCAGTATCTTCTCAAATATTCACGCTTTATCCTTAATTAACTTTTATAATTTGAGCAATTTTTTTTCTGCGCGCCCAAAATCATGCCAAAAATAAAACCCGCTAAAATCCTGATGATAGCAGTCTGCATACTGGCAGCTGCGGTTACCGCATGGTACTTCTTCAAGCCGAAAGCGCAGCAGGCGGAATACATCAGCGCGGAAGTCAGCCGCGGCGACATTGAAAATTCCGTGCTGGCGACCGGCGTGCTGGAAGCCACCAAAATGGTCAGCGTCGGCGCGCAGGTGTCCGGCCAGGTGAAAAAGATGCATGTGGCGCTGGGCGATCAGGTCAAGCAGGGCCAGCTGATTGCGCAAATTGATTCAGTGCGCCAGGAAAATGATTTAAAAACCGCTGAAGCCAGCATTAAAAACCAGCAGGCGCAGCTGACCGTCAAGCAGGCGAATTTATCTAAAGTTGAGGCGGAATATAAGCGCCAGCAAGCCATGTACGCGCAGGACGCCACTTCCCGCGCCGAGCTGGAAGCGGCCTTGGCCGGCTATAAAACAGCGCAGGCTGAAATCGCCTCGATCAATGCGCAAATTGAACAGTCGCGCCTGACCCTGGCCACCGCCAAAGAAGACTTAGGCTATACCCGGATTATTGCGCCAATGGACGGCACCATTGTGGCGATTGTGACTGAAGAAGGCCAAACCGTGAACGCCAATCAAAGCGCGCCGACCATTGTGAAGCTGGCCAAGCTGAATACCATGACCGTCAAGGCGGAAATTTCCGAAGCCGATGTGATGAAAGTTTCCGAAGGGCAAACAGTGTACTTCACCACCTTGGGCAACAGCGAGAAAAAGCACTATGCGAAGCTGCGCCAGGTGGAGCCGGCGCCCTCTTCCATCAATAATGAAACCAGCAGCAACACCTCTTCATCCTCCAGCACGGCGGTATACTACAACGCGCTGTTTGATGTGCCGAATGAAGACGGCAAGCTGCGCATTGATATGACCGCGCAGGTGTATATTATTCTGGATGAAGCGCGGAATGTGCTGACTGTTCCCGCAGCCGCGGTTCAAGCGTCGAACCGCCGCAGCAAGTCTGGCGCAAATGCCGGTGCCGGCAGCGCTGAACAGCAGCCGCGCAGCGAAGGCGATGCAGCGCCGGCCAGCCGCCTGCAGCTGACCGCAGCTGAAAAAGCGCTGGTTGAGCAGGGCAAAGCTTCTGTGGCAACAGTCCGCGTGGTTCAGGCCGACGGCACAGCCAAGCCGCAGCCGGTGCTGCTTGGGCTGAATAACCGCGTTACCGTGCAGGTGCTGCGCGGCTTGAAACAGGGCGAAAAAGTAGTGATTGCGGACGGTTCAGACACCAGCAATGACGCGGCCAAGCGCAGCAGCCGCGGCCCGATGAGAATGTAATCATGAGCCAGAATCAGCAGCCTCTGCTTGCCGTCAAGAATCTGACCCGTGAATTCCCTGCCGGCGAAAGCACCGTTCAGATTTTAAAAGGCATTGATCTTGAAATTTACCCCGGCGAACTGATCGCGATTGTCGGCCAGTCCGGTTCGGGAAAATCCACCCTGATGAACATTCTGGGCTGCCTGGATCAGCCCAGCGGCGGCAGCTACCAAGTCAAAGGCCGCGAAACCCGCGAGCTGGAGCCGGATGAGCTGGCCCAGCTGCGGCGCGAATATTTCGGCTTCATCTTCCAGCGCTATCATCTGCTGGGCGATTTAACCGCGGCCGGCAACGTTGAGGTTCCGGCAATTTATGCCGGCGCAGACGCATCTTCCCGGCAGGCGCGCGCCAAAGAGCTGCTGGCAGGACTGGGCTTGGGCGATAAAACCCAGAACCGCCCCAGCCAGCTTTCCGGCGGGCAGCAGCAGCGGGTTTCAATTTCCCGTGCCCTGATGAATGGCGGCGATGTGATTCTGGCCGATGAGCCGACCGGCGCCTTGGATAAGAACAGTGGCATTGAG is drawn from Acinetobacter sp. WCHAc010034 and contains these coding sequences:
- the ilvC gene encoding ketol-acid reductoisomerase; this encodes MQIFYDKDCDLSIIQSKKVAIIGYGSQGHAHAQNLKDSGVDVTVGLRAGSASWKKAENAGLKVAEVPAAVAQADLVMILTPDEFQSQLYRDVIEPNIKEGATLAFAHGFAVLYNQVVPRADLDVIMVAPKAPGHTVRSEFQRGSGVPDLIAIHQDASGNARNVALSYASGVGGGRTGIIETSFREETETDLFGEQAVLCGGAVELVKMGYETLVEAGYAPEMAYFECLHELKLIVDLMFEGGIADMNYSVSNNAEYGEYVTGTEVINEQSREAMRNALKRIQSGEYAKMFINEGALNYPSMTARRRQNAAHGIEVTGNKLRSMMPWIQANKIVDKEKN
- the ilvN gene encoding acetolactate synthase small subunit gives rise to the protein MRHIISVLVENEAGALSRLVGLFSQRGYNIETLNVAPTEDPTLSRLTLTTYGDDHKIEQITKQLNKLVEVVKVVDLSEGAHIERELMLIKVKALGAARAEIKRTADIFRGQIVDVTPTTYTIQLAGTTDKLDGFIDALAENTILEVVRSGVSGIARGEKVLTI
- a CDS encoding acetolactate synthase 3 large subunit; amino-acid sequence: MELLSGGEMLVRALADEGVEHVFGYPGGAVLHIYDALFQQDRINHYLVRHEQAAGHMADAYSRVTGKTGVVLVTSGPGATNTVTPIATAYMDSIPMVILSGQVASHLIGEDAFQETDMVGISRPIVKHSFQVRHASEIPAIIKKAFYIASSGRPGPVVVDIPKDATNPAEKFAYEYPEKVKMRSYQPPHRGHSGQIRKAIDELLHAKRPVIYSGGGVVQGNASELLTELAHTLGFPVTNTLMGLGAFPGDDPQFVGMLGMHGTYEANMTMHNADVILAIGARFDDRVTNNPAKFCKNAKVIHIDIDPAAISKTIMAHIPIVGAVEPVLQEMLAQLKQLNVSKPNPEAMAAWWSQINEWRKVHGLKYEIPADGTMKPQQVVAALDKLTNSEAIITSDVGQHQMFGALYYRYKRPRQWINSGGLGTMGVGLPYAMAAKLAFPDQQVVCITGEASIQMCIQELSTCKQYGLNVKILCLNNRALGMVKQWQDMNYEGRHSSSYVESLPDFAKLMEAYGHVGIQIDHADELESKLAEAMAINDKCVFINVMVDRTEHVYPMLIAGQSMQDMWLGKGERTK
- a CDS encoding DUF4124 domain-containing protein translates to MKMPFAKLGSAAAALALAVSAQSSFAQNFYKWVDAKGSTHYTATPPPKSAKKKGKVETYGWKNSAAPAPAAGGQAHPEAKAAAQEAQQAAAEKEQVHQEAQAALRQGQALSSEAK
- the leuS gene encoding leucine--tRNA ligase, coding for MTTHIDPEYQASAIEPAVQQDWETRKAFKVADTAEGPRRYILSMFPYPSGKLHMGHVRNYTIGDVISRFHRLKGETVLQPMGWDAFGLPAENAAIAHQVAPAKWTFENIAYMRDQLKKLGLSVDWDREFATCTPEYYHWEQWLFVQLYKKGLIYRKLSTVNWDPVDQTVLANEQVENGRGWRSGALVEKRDIPMYYFRITDYAQELLDDLDTLKDGWPQQVLTMQRNWIGRSQGMEITFPSARPEVYADGLTVFTTRADTLMGVTYVAVAAEHPMALKAAAIQSEAGNPELQAFIEECRMGSVAEADLATAEKKGMATGLSVKHPVTGEEVPVWIANYVLMSYGSGAVMAVPAHDERDFEFAGKFGLSIKQVIDAKGADDADFDAALWQEWYGSKEGKLVNSGEFDGLDLQGAYDAFLAKLEPQALANSKVQFRLRDWGVSRQRYWGCPIPMINCDTCGQVPVPEEQLPVVLPTDVVPDGSGNPLNKMPEFYETQCPCCGGDARRETDTLDTFVESSWYYARYASPDFTGGLVKPEAAQTWLPVNQYIGGVEHAILHLLYARFFHKLMRDEGVVQGNEPFTNLLTQGMVLADTFYREAESGKKTWFNPADIELEKDEKGRVLSAKYSGDGQEVVVGGQEKMSKSKNNGIDPQAIIDQYGADTARVFMMFAAPPDQSLEWSDAGVEGSNRFLKRVWRLAAGFLEKGNPASAIDAAQLSTAAQDLRRKTHETIQKVGDDIERRHAFNTAIAAMMELLNANNRFEAQNDNDVAVARESITALLTLLAPFAPHLSQTLLTQFGIDLTAALFPAVDESALARNTQIIVVQINGKLRGKLEVPVDASKDDILAQAKALPEVQQFLTGPTKKEIVVPNKLVNLVV
- the holA gene encoding DNA polymerase III subunit delta; protein product: MKLDYLQALKRVDEARGAWVLHGQEPLLEQNLLDAFRASWQKQEIERQRYDISSVSDWKTVFNALNSLSLFSSQLAVEVHGNIKPDAGGLKELKSYLQHNEQNLLLVVMPKQDSSSLKTAFFQVIDANGVNVALSANYPKDRQQILAAEAQKLGIQLASDAWQWLEQHHEHNLLAAKNSLMRVSDTFAEAGVIQVEHLHSCLQDQSRYSTFDLSDALLQANLGQAVKIFQYLTASGEPMPLILWSISKEMRLLMQLFEQPQNALQLGIWKSKVSQYQQALRRLDPGSFVTWPALLLRIDASIKGLGCENPEHLAQQAIASMCGRQLFN
- a CDS encoding MacA family efflux pump subunit — translated: MPKIKPAKILMIAVCILAAAVTAWYFFKPKAQQAEYISAEVSRGDIENSVLATGVLEATKMVSVGAQVSGQVKKMHVALGDQVKQGQLIAQIDSVRQENDLKTAEASIKNQQAQLTVKQANLSKVEAEYKRQQAMYAQDATSRAELEAALAGYKTAQAEIASINAQIEQSRLTLATAKEDLGYTRIIAPMDGTIVAIVTEEGQTVNANQSAPTIVKLAKLNTMTVKAEISEADVMKVSEGQTVYFTTLGNSEKKHYAKLRQVEPAPSSINNETSSNTSSSSSTAVYYNALFDVPNEDGKLRIDMTAQVYIILDEARNVLTVPAAAVQASNRRSKSGANAGAGSAEQQPRSEGDAAPASRLQLTAAEKALVEQGKASVATVRVVQADGTAKPQPVLLGLNNRVTVQVLRGLKQGEKVVIADGSDTSNDAAKRSSRGPMRM